The Strix uralensis isolate ZFMK-TIS-50842 chromosome 13, bStrUra1, whole genome shotgun sequence genome window below encodes:
- the CYSLTR1 gene encoding cysteinyl leukotriene receptor 1 isoform X2: MMAPFDNLSCHHSIDDFRNRVYSTLYSMISIMGFVGNGVVLYVLIKTYRQKTAFQVYMLNLAVSDFLCVCTLPLRVIYYVHKGNWFFSDFLCRVSSYALYVNLYCSIFFMTAMSFFRCIAIVFPVQNINLVTEKKAKFVCVGIWIFVTLTSAPFLRNGTYQHGNKTKCFEPPEDSQKTNLVVILDFIALFVGFIFPFIVITICYTMIIRTLLKNSLKKNQANRKKAVWMIIIVTATFLVSFTPYHILRTIHLHVLRLKNASCEDAIYLQKSVVVTLPLAAANCCFDPLLYFFSGGNFRKRLTTFRKASSSSMTQAFRKKFSVKEKDEEPFGESHRENGRAAPS, from the coding sequence ATGATGGCGCCGTTCGATAACCTGTCGTGCCATCACTCCATCGACGACTTCCGAAACCGAGTCTACTCCACGCTCTACTCCATGATCAGCATTATGGGCTTTGTCGGCAACGGCGTCGTGCTGTACGTCCTCATAAAAACCTACCGGCAGAAGACAGCCTTCCAGGTGTACATGCTGAACCTGGCCGTGTCCGACTTCCTCTGCGTGTGCACCCTGCCCCTGCGTGTCATCTACTACGTCCACAAAGGGAACTGGTTCTTCAGTGACTTCCTATGCAGGGTCAGTTCGTACGCGCTGTACGTCAACCTGTactgcagcatttttttcatgACTGCAATGAGCTTCTTCCGTTGCATAGCCATTGTTTTTCCAGTCCAGAACATCAATTTGGTAACGGAGAAGAAGGCTAAATTTGTCTGCGTCGGCATCTGGATTTTTGTCACCCTGACAAGCGCTCCCTTCCTGCGAAACGGGACGTACCAACATGGCAACAAGACCAAGTGCTTCGAACCCCCAGAAGACTCTCAGAAGACCAATCTAGTCGTGATCCTGGATTTTATTGCCCTATTCGTGGGtttcatttttccctttattGTCATAACTATCTGCTACACCATGATCATAAGGACCTTACTGAAAAATTCCTTGAAGAAGAACCAGGCTAACCGCAAGAAGGCGGTCTGGATGATCATCATCGTGACGGCCACCTTCTTGGTGAGCTTCACCCCCTACCACATTCTGCGTACGATCCACCTCCACGTGCTGCGGCTGAAGAATGCCAGCTGTGAGGATGCCATATACCTACAGAAATCAGTCGTGGTAACGCTCCCCTTGGCAGCTGCCAACTGCTGCTTTGACCCACTTCTCTACTTCTTCTCAGGGGGCAACTTTCGGAAGAGACTTACCACGTTTAGGAAGGCTTCTTCCTCCAGCATGACACAAGCCTTCAGGAAAAAGTTCTCCGTAAAAGAGAAAGATGAGGAACCCTTTGGAGAAAGCCATAGGGAGAACGGAAGGGCGGCCCCTTCATAA
- the CYSLTR1 gene encoding cysteinyl leukotriene receptor 1 isoform X1, which yields MAAGGSRHSCSARYCKTSGADIPRWAESVPQPGNMMAPFDNLSCHHSIDDFRNRVYSTLYSMISIMGFVGNGVVLYVLIKTYRQKTAFQVYMLNLAVSDFLCVCTLPLRVIYYVHKGNWFFSDFLCRVSSYALYVNLYCSIFFMTAMSFFRCIAIVFPVQNINLVTEKKAKFVCVGIWIFVTLTSAPFLRNGTYQHGNKTKCFEPPEDSQKTNLVVILDFIALFVGFIFPFIVITICYTMIIRTLLKNSLKKNQANRKKAVWMIIIVTATFLVSFTPYHILRTIHLHVLRLKNASCEDAIYLQKSVVVTLPLAAANCCFDPLLYFFSGGNFRKRLTTFRKASSSSMTQAFRKKFSVKEKDEEPFGESHRENGRAAPS from the coding sequence GGCTGACATTCCTCGCTGGGCGGAATCGGTGCCTCAGCCAGGCAACATGATGGCGCCGTTCGATAACCTGTCGTGCCATCACTCCATCGACGACTTCCGAAACCGAGTCTACTCCACGCTCTACTCCATGATCAGCATTATGGGCTTTGTCGGCAACGGCGTCGTGCTGTACGTCCTCATAAAAACCTACCGGCAGAAGACAGCCTTCCAGGTGTACATGCTGAACCTGGCCGTGTCCGACTTCCTCTGCGTGTGCACCCTGCCCCTGCGTGTCATCTACTACGTCCACAAAGGGAACTGGTTCTTCAGTGACTTCCTATGCAGGGTCAGTTCGTACGCGCTGTACGTCAACCTGTactgcagcatttttttcatgACTGCAATGAGCTTCTTCCGTTGCATAGCCATTGTTTTTCCAGTCCAGAACATCAATTTGGTAACGGAGAAGAAGGCTAAATTTGTCTGCGTCGGCATCTGGATTTTTGTCACCCTGACAAGCGCTCCCTTCCTGCGAAACGGGACGTACCAACATGGCAACAAGACCAAGTGCTTCGAACCCCCAGAAGACTCTCAGAAGACCAATCTAGTCGTGATCCTGGATTTTATTGCCCTATTCGTGGGtttcatttttccctttattGTCATAACTATCTGCTACACCATGATCATAAGGACCTTACTGAAAAATTCCTTGAAGAAGAACCAGGCTAACCGCAAGAAGGCGGTCTGGATGATCATCATCGTGACGGCCACCTTCTTGGTGAGCTTCACCCCCTACCACATTCTGCGTACGATCCACCTCCACGTGCTGCGGCTGAAGAATGCCAGCTGTGAGGATGCCATATACCTACAGAAATCAGTCGTGGTAACGCTCCCCTTGGCAGCTGCCAACTGCTGCTTTGACCCACTTCTCTACTTCTTCTCAGGGGGCAACTTTCGGAAGAGACTTACCACGTTTAGGAAGGCTTCTTCCTCCAGCATGACACAAGCCTTCAGGAAAAAGTTCTCCGTAAAAGAGAAAGATGAGGAACCCTTTGGAGAAAGCCATAGGGAGAACGGAAGGGCGGCCCCTTCATAA